The Bacillota bacterium genome window below encodes:
- a CDS encoding 4Fe-4S dicluster domain-containing protein, with amino-acid sequence MSRPQSGTGPLRSGNKVVIGLDGLQRVFELLLDRGYRLVGPTVRDGAIIYDEITRVEELPAGWTDEQGPGTYRLKRRPDRALFGYAVGPHSWKKWLYPPALRLWQAARRNGSFQIVAGPQSPPRLAFIGVRACELHAAAIQDRVFLAGPYQDPTYRARREQAFVLAVQCTHPGGTCFCASMNAGPGASSGFDLALTELLTPEEHLFLIEVGSEAGAGLLREVPHRPPSEPEAEQAARAVAEAARHMGRFMETAGLKELLYRNLEHPRWDQVASRCLSCGNCTMVCPTCFCSTVEDLTDLSGERAERWRRWDSCFTLAFSYIHGGTLRSSARSRYRQWMTHKLATWVDQFGTFGCVGCGRCITWCPVGIDITEEVRAIREGEGEGNDGDGKPGSAAEGASVPAGSF; translated from the coding sequence GTGAGCCGGCCACAGTCAGGCACCGGACCGCTGCGAAGCGGAAACAAGGTTGTCATCGGGCTCGACGGCCTGCAGCGCGTCTTTGAATTGCTTCTCGACAGGGGATATCGTCTCGTCGGGCCAACCGTGCGCGACGGTGCCATCATCTACGACGAGATCACACGAGTAGAGGAGCTACCGGCCGGTTGGACCGACGAGCAGGGCCCGGGGACGTACCGGCTGAAAAGACGCCCGGACCGGGCTCTCTTCGGCTACGCGGTCGGCCCCCATTCCTGGAAGAAGTGGCTCTACCCGCCGGCGTTGCGGTTGTGGCAGGCTGCCCGGCGCAACGGAAGCTTCCAGATCGTCGCGGGCCCACAATCCCCGCCCCGCCTTGCGTTCATCGGGGTGAGGGCGTGCGAGCTGCACGCGGCGGCCATCCAGGACCGCGTGTTCCTGGCAGGGCCGTATCAGGATCCCACCTACCGGGCCCGCCGGGAGCAGGCCTTCGTCCTGGCCGTTCAGTGTACGCACCCGGGGGGCACCTGTTTTTGCGCCTCGATGAACGCCGGGCCCGGGGCTTCGTCGGGATTCGACCTGGCCCTGACCGAACTGTTGACGCCCGAGGAGCACCTCTTCCTGATTGAGGTGGGCAGCGAGGCGGGCGCCGGCCTCCTGCGGGAGGTCCCCCATCGACCCCCCTCGGAGCCGGAAGCGGAGCAGGCCGCCCGGGCGGTGGCGGAGGCGGCCCGCCACATGGGGCGCTTCATGGAGACGGCCGGGCTTAAAGAGCTGCTCTACCGCAATCTGGAGCATCCCCGCTGGGATCAGGTGGCCAGCCGGTGCCTGAGCTGCGGCAACTGCACCATGGTCTGCCCCACCTGCTTTTGCTCGACCGTGGAAGACCTGACGGATCTGTCCGGCGAGCGAGCCGAACGCTGGCGCCGGTGGGACTCATGCTTCACCCTGGCTTTCTCGTACATCCACGGTGGCACCCTGCGCAGCTCGGCGCGTTCCCGCTACCGCCAGTGGATGACCCACAAGCTCGCAACGTGGGTCGACCAGTTCGGCACCTTCGGCTGCGTGGGTTGCGGACGCTGCATCACGTGGTGCCCGGTCGGCATCGACATCACGGAGGAGGTGCGAGCCATCCGGGAGGGCGAGGGGGAAGGCAACGATGGAGACGGAAAGCCTGGTTCGGCTGCTGAGGGAGCATCCGTTCCTGCAGGGTCTTTCTGA
- a CDS encoding cyclic nucleotide-binding domain-containing protein — protein METESLVRLLREHPFLQGLSEEHLQTLASCAANVRFEAGQWVLREGEEARRFYLLRSGRIAIEVYVPGRGPVPMQTIGEGEVLGWSWLVLPYRWHFDARAMQLTRAISLDAECLRARSEQDHELGYELLKRFVPVILQRLQAARLQLLDVYRANG, from the coding sequence ATGGAGACGGAAAGCCTGGTTCGGCTGCTGAGGGAGCATCCGTTCCTGCAGGGTCTTTCTGAGGAACACCTCCAGACGCTGGCTTCGTGCGCGGCCAACGTCCGCTTTGAGGCAGGCCAGTGGGTGCTGCGAGAAGGCGAAGAAGCGCGGCGATTCTACCTGCTGCGGTCCGGGCGGATTGCCATCGAGGTGTACGTGCCCGGCCGCGGGCCCGTTCCCATGCAAACCATCGGGGAAGGGGAGGTGCTGGGCTGGTCGTGGCTGGTGTTGCCCTACCGGTGGCACTTCGATGCCCGGGCCATGCAGTTGACCCGCGCCATCTCCCTGGACGCCGAGTGCCTGCGGGCCCGTTCGGAGCAGGACCACGAACTGGGCTACGAACTGCTGAAGCGGTTCGTGCCCGTCATACTCCAGCGCCTTCAGGCCGCGCGCCTGCAGCTTCTGGACGTCTATCGGGCAAACGGGTAG
- a CDS encoding FAD/NAD(P)-binding protein, giving the protein MVPILFHVEQVRRETADTLTLTLKPAEGGTTLRFTPGQFNMLYRLGLGEVPISISGDPSRPDRLVHTLRAVGTVTKGLASLRPGEAVGVRGPFGAGWPMEAARGKDVVVVAGGIGLAPLRPAIYHLLARRHDYGRVVLLYGARTPGDLLYRRELERWRGRFDVDVLVTVDRGDAGWRGHVGVVTTLFTRAFFDADDCVAMVCGPEVMMRFTVAELKARGIPDDRIYLSMERNMKCALGFCGHCQFGPVFVCKDGPVFRYDRIKAFFGKREI; this is encoded by the coding sequence ATGGTGCCCATCCTCTTTCACGTGGAGCAGGTTCGGCGGGAGACGGCCGATACGCTCACCCTGACCCTCAAACCCGCCGAGGGCGGGACAACCCTTCGCTTTACGCCGGGCCAGTTCAACATGCTCTACCGGCTCGGCCTGGGGGAGGTGCCCATCTCCATCAGCGGCGATCCGTCCAGGCCGGACAGATTGGTTCACACCCTGCGGGCGGTGGGAACGGTCACGAAAGGCCTGGCCTCCCTGCGGCCCGGCGAGGCGGTGGGCGTGCGGGGGCCTTTTGGCGCCGGGTGGCCCATGGAAGCAGCCCGAGGCAAAGACGTGGTCGTCGTGGCCGGCGGTATCGGGCTGGCGCCTCTTCGCCCCGCCATCTACCACCTGCTAGCGCGCCGGCACGATTACGGGCGGGTCGTGCTGCTGTACGGGGCCCGCACCCCGGGCGATCTTCTTTACCGGCGGGAGCTGGAGCGCTGGCGGGGGCGCTTTGACGTGGACGTGCTGGTCACCGTGGACCGGGGCGATGCCGGCTGGCGGGGGCACGTGGGCGTGGTAACGACCCTTTTCACTCGGGCCTTTTTCGACGCCGACGACTGCGTGGCCATGGTCTGCGGTCCCGAGGTGATGATGCGCTTTACGGTGGCCGAACTCAAGGCGCGGGGTATACCCGACGACCGCATCTACCTTTCCATGGAACGCAACATGAAATGCGCCCTGGGCTTTTGCGGCCATTGCCAGTTCGGCCCCGTGTTCGTATGCAAGGACGGGCCGGTGTTCCGGTACGACCGCATCAAAGCGTTTTTCGGAAAGCGGGAGATCTGA